One window of Desulfarculus baarsii DSM 2075 genomic DNA carries:
- a CDS encoding efflux transporter outer membrane subunit — protein sequence MTSPGKIALAAAVVAVGLISAGCAAVGPDYQAPSPQTPPAWRATMTGGLEAATPQAQALAQWWARFDDPLLTELIGQSLAGNLDIKTARAKVRQARAARGLSQAALWPELSADGAFESRRASENSRSGSGGQYDLYSGGFDAGWEIDIFGGARRGVEAAQADLEAAQADLRDVWVSICAETARNYVEARTYQARLAAMRANLEAQTKTHALIAARRAAGLSNELALRQAGYNLESSRAQLPGLQAGLESSLNSLAILAGRTPGSLHQRLAEVRPIPQCPPRVAVGVPAEALRQRPDIRAAERRLAAQTARVGVATAALYPKLRLLGSIGLESVSSGELFSAASQAWGIGPAVSWKIFDAGAVRQNIAIQSSLQEQALLAYQKAVLAALAEVEDNLTAYAREQLRAQSLAKAVEEARRAEAIAQDQYRAGLVDFNNVLEAQRSLLQLQDQLAQSRGAVTSDLITVYKALGGGWNALAEDQRTTAKNPRR from the coding sequence ATGACAAGCCCAGGCAAGATCGCCCTGGCCGCCGCCGTCGTGGCCGTCGGCCTGATTTCGGCCGGCTGCGCCGCCGTGGGCCCCGATTACCAAGCGCCCAGCCCGCAAACGCCGCCGGCCTGGCGCGCGACCATGACCGGCGGGCTGGAGGCCGCCACGCCCCAGGCCCAGGCCCTGGCCCAGTGGTGGGCCAGGTTCGACGATCCACTCTTGACCGAGCTGATCGGCCAGAGCCTGGCCGGCAACCTGGACATCAAAACGGCCCGGGCCAAGGTGCGCCAGGCCAGGGCCGCCCGGGGCCTGAGCCAGGCGGCCCTGTGGCCCGAGCTTTCGGCAGATGGCGCTTTCGAGTCGCGCCGGGCCAGCGAAAACAGCCGCTCCGGCTCGGGCGGGCAGTATGACCTCTACTCCGGCGGTTTCGACGCCGGCTGGGAGATCGACATATTCGGCGGCGCGCGGCGGGGGGTCGAGGCGGCCCAGGCTGATCTGGAGGCGGCCCAGGCCGATCTGCGCGACGTCTGGGTGAGCATCTGCGCCGAAACGGCGCGCAACTACGTGGAGGCCCGCACCTACCAGGCCCGGCTGGCGGCCATGCGGGCCAACCTGGAGGCCCAAACCAAGACCCACGCCCTGATCGCCGCCCGGCGCGCCGCCGGCCTGAGTAACGAACTGGCCCTGCGTCAGGCGGGCTACAACCTGGAAAGCTCCCGCGCCCAACTGCCCGGCCTGCAGGCCGGCTTGGAAAGTTCGCTCAACAGCCTGGCCATCCTGGCCGGCCGCACGCCCGGCAGCCTGCACCAACGCTTGGCCGAGGTCAGGCCCATCCCCCAGTGCCCGCCCCGCGTGGCCGTGGGCGTGCCGGCCGAGGCCCTGCGCCAGCGGCCCGACATCCGCGCGGCCGAACGCCGCCTGGCCGCCCAGACCGCCCGCGTCGGCGTGGCCACGGCCGCGCTTTATCCCAAGCTGCGCCTGCTGGGCAGCATCGGCCTGGAGTCCGTCAGCTCGGGCGAACTGTTCAGCGCCGCCAGCCAGGCCTGGGGCATCGGGCCGGCCGTCAGTTGGAAGATTTTCGACGCCGGCGCGGTGCGCCAAAACATCGCCATCCAGTCGAGCTTGCAGGAACAGGCCCTGCTGGCCTACCAAAAGGCCGTCCTGGCCGCCCTGGCCGAGGTCGAAGACAACCTGACCGCCTACGCCCGCGAACAACTGCGCGCCCAGAGCCTGGCCAAGGCCGTCGAGGAGGCCCGGCGCGCCGAGGCCATCGCCCAGGACCAATACCGCGCCGGCCTGGTCGATTTCAACAACGTCCTGGAGGCCCAGCGTTCGTTGCTGCAATTGCAGGATCAACTGGCCCAGAGCCGGGGCGCGGTCACCAGCGATCTCATCACCGTCTACAAGGCCCTGGGCGGCGGTTGGAACGCCCTGGCCGAGGATCAGCGGACGACCGCGAAAAATCCGCGCCGATAG
- a CDS encoding efflux RND transporter permease subunit, producing the protein MISKLFIDRPRLAVVISLVITLAGLIALLNISVAQYPKITPPEIVVRATYPGASAEVVAQSVAAPIEAQVNGVEDMIYMTSTSGNDGSYSLTVTFDADANADIAQVNVLNRLKQAESKLPNEVVAQGLTVRARSSDMLAIINFFSPKGTRDQLFLSNFVSINVQDALARINGVSDANIFGELSYSMRVWMDPERLAALGLSASDINQAIASQNIQAAAGALGSSPGPAGQQLQYPLRAKGRLVTVEDFSNIVVRVNKDGGVLRLGDVARVELGAQSYAGNNLLDGAPAVPLGIYQSSDANALETMDQVRAELERLARTFPDDIEYRLTMDATLFVRATIHEIVLTLLMTFVLVVGVTFLFLQDWRATLIPTLTIPVSLIGAFAALLALGYSANIITLFALILAIGVVVDDAIVVVENVQRILDEERIDAKSATIKAMGQVTGPIIAATLVLLAMFLPVAFLPGITGRLYQQFAVTICFAVLLSGVCALTLSPALCALILRPAAGGHQARRGPLGWFEALLGRSRNGYVRGAGWLAGRRALTLGLLALVLTGGYLLFVGSPTSFLPDEDQGLFYLEIQLPPTASLERTSLVSRQIHAAIKDTPGIAAVTNINGRSALSGTGENLGRAVIMLKPWDERTADDEQLPAIIKAVQARVAAIPAADIRVITPPAIRGMGSVGGFDFRLQAFGDQTPQDLAAVTGAMVVAANQDPNIQRAFSSFTADAPQIYIDLDRVKAQSLGVPVGRVFETLQAQLGSKYVNDFNLFNRVYQVKIQADAPYRDAPEAIGQLYVRSDSGAMTPLSTLVSLKITTGPQVIYRYNQFPSTQINGAAAEGKSSGQAMDAMAALARRTLPQGYGFDWSGLSYQEQQAGGQTVAIFLTALLFGYLFLVAQYESWSIPLTVILSISVAVLGALAGLFIFGRALSIYGQIGLVLLLGLASKNAILIVEFAKTSREAGAPIVQAALDGARVRFRAVLMTAFSFILGVFPLVVATGAGAASRRDIGVTVFFGMLAATMLGIFLIPPLFVVLQGWREGLKDFVRARRGGTKP; encoded by the coding sequence ATGATCTCCAAACTTTTCATCGACCGCCCGCGCCTGGCCGTGGTGATTTCGTTGGTGATCACCCTGGCCGGGTTGATCGCGCTTCTGAACATCTCGGTGGCCCAATATCCCAAGATCACCCCGCCCGAGATCGTCGTGCGGGCCACCTATCCCGGGGCCAGCGCCGAGGTGGTGGCCCAGAGCGTGGCCGCGCCCATCGAGGCCCAGGTCAACGGCGTCGAGGACATGATCTACATGACCTCCACCAGCGGCAACGACGGCTCCTACAGCCTGACGGTGACCTTCGACGCCGACGCCAACGCCGACATCGCCCAGGTCAACGTGCTCAACCGCCTCAAGCAGGCCGAGTCCAAGCTGCCCAACGAGGTGGTGGCCCAGGGCCTGACCGTGCGCGCCCGCAGCTCGGACATGCTGGCCATCATCAACTTCTTTTCGCCCAAGGGCACGCGCGATCAGCTTTTTCTCAGCAACTTCGTCAGCATCAACGTCCAAGACGCCCTGGCCCGCATCAACGGCGTCAGCGACGCCAACATCTTTGGCGAACTGAGCTACAGCATGCGCGTGTGGATGGACCCCGAACGCCTGGCCGCCCTGGGCCTGAGCGCCTCCGACATCAACCAGGCCATCGCCAGCCAGAACATCCAGGCCGCCGCCGGCGCGCTGGGCTCCTCTCCCGGCCCGGCCGGCCAGCAGTTGCAGTACCCCCTGCGGGCCAAGGGCCGGCTGGTGACGGTGGAGGATTTTTCGAACATCGTGGTGCGCGTCAACAAGGACGGCGGCGTGCTGCGCCTGGGCGACGTGGCCCGCGTGGAGTTGGGGGCCCAGTCCTACGCCGGCAACAACCTGCTCGACGGCGCGCCGGCGGTGCCGCTGGGCATCTATCAGTCCTCCGACGCCAACGCCCTGGAGACCATGGACCAGGTGCGCGCCGAACTGGAACGGCTGGCCCGGACCTTTCCCGACGACATAGAATATCGCCTGACCATGGACGCGACCCTGTTCGTGCGGGCCACCATCCACGAGATCGTCCTCACCCTGCTGATGACCTTCGTGCTGGTGGTGGGCGTGACGTTTCTGTTTTTGCAGGACTGGCGGGCCACGCTGATCCCCACCCTCACCATCCCCGTCTCGCTGATCGGCGCCTTCGCCGCGCTGTTGGCCCTGGGCTACAGCGCCAACATCATCACGCTATTCGCGTTGATTCTGGCCATCGGCGTGGTCGTCGACGACGCCATCGTGGTGGTCGAAAACGTCCAGCGCATTTTGGACGAGGAGCGCATCGACGCCAAAAGCGCCACCATCAAGGCCATGGGCCAGGTCACCGGGCCGATCATCGCCGCCACGCTGGTGCTTTTGGCCATGTTTTTGCCGGTGGCCTTTTTGCCGGGCATCACCGGCCGGCTCTATCAGCAGTTCGCCGTGACGATCTGTTTCGCCGTTTTGCTTTCGGGCGTCTGCGCCCTGACCCTGAGCCCGGCCCTCTGCGCGCTGATTCTGCGGCCGGCGGCCGGCGGCCACCAGGCGCGGCGCGGGCCGCTGGGCTGGTTCGAGGCTTTGCTGGGCCGTTCGCGCAATGGCTACGTGCGCGGCGCGGGCTGGCTGGCCGGCCGCCGGGCCCTGACGCTGGGCCTGCTGGCCCTGGTGTTGACCGGGGGGTATCTGCTTTTCGTCGGCAGCCCCACCAGCTTTTTGCCCGACGAGGATCAGGGCTTGTTTTACCTGGAGATCCAACTGCCGCCCACGGCCTCGCTGGAGCGCACCAGCCTGGTCTCGCGGCAGATACATGCGGCGATCAAGGACACGCCGGGCATCGCCGCCGTCACCAACATCAACGGCCGCAGCGCCCTCAGCGGCACCGGCGAAAACCTGGGTCGCGCGGTGATCATGCTCAAGCCCTGGGATGAGCGCACCGCCGACGACGAACAACTGCCGGCGATCATCAAGGCCGTCCAGGCCAGGGTGGCGGCCATCCCCGCCGCCGACATCCGCGTGATCACCCCGCCGGCCATTCGCGGCATGGGCTCGGTGGGCGGCTTCGACTTCCGGTTGCAGGCCTTCGGCGACCAGACGCCCCAGGATCTGGCCGCCGTCACCGGGGCCATGGTCGTGGCCGCCAACCAAGACCCCAACATCCAGCGGGCCTTTTCCAGCTTCACCGCCGACGCCCCGCAGATCTACATCGACCTCGACCGCGTCAAGGCCCAGAGCCTGGGCGTGCCGGTGGGCCGCGTCTTCGAGACGCTCCAGGCCCAGCTCGGCTCGAAATACGTCAACGACTTCAACCTGTTCAACCGCGTCTATCAAGTCAAGATCCAGGCCGACGCGCCCTACCGTGACGCGCCGGAGGCCATCGGCCAGCTCTATGTGCGCTCCGACTCCGGGGCCATGACCCCCCTGTCGACCCTGGTCAGCCTGAAGATCACCACCGGGCCCCAGGTGATTTATCGCTACAACCAGTTCCCTTCCACCCAGATCAACGGCGCGGCCGCCGAGGGCAAAAGTTCGGGCCAGGCCATGGACGCCATGGCCGCGCTGGCCCGGCGCACCCTGCCCCAGGGCTATGGTTTCGACTGGTCGGGCCTGAGTTATCAGGAACAGCAGGCCGGCGGCCAGACGGTGGCGATTTTCCTCACCGCCCTGCTTTTTGGCTATCTGTTTCTGGTGGCTCAATACGAAAGCTGGTCGATCCCGCTGACGGTGATCCTGTCGATCTCGGTGGCGGTGCTGGGGGCGCTGGCGGGTTTGTTCATCTTTGGCCGGGCGCTTAGCATCTATGGCCAGATCGGCCTGGTGCTGCTGCTGGGCCTGGCCAGCAAGAACGCCATCCTCATCGTCGAGTTCGCCAAGACCAGCCGCGAGGCGGGCGCGCCCATCGTCCAGGCGGCCCTGGATGGCGCGCGGGTGCGTTTCCGCGCGGTGTTGATGACCGCTTTTTCGTTCATCCTGGGCGTGTTTCCGCTGGTGGTGGCCACGGGGGCCGGCGCGGCCAGTCGCCGCGATATCGGCGTGACGGTGTTTTTTGGCATGTTGGCGGCGACGATGCTGGGTATTTTTCTCATCCCGCCGCTGTTTGTGGTGTTGCAGGGCTGGCGTGAGGGCCTGAAAGACTTCGTGCGCGCCCGGCGAGGGGGGACAAAGCCATGA
- a CDS encoding efflux RND transporter periplasmic adaptor subunit: protein MLLIVTAAQAAPPGGPPAVIVAAARQKDLQATSRHVGRVEAMQSVDLRARVQGYLERIAFREGGLVRAGQTLFVIEQASYRNQVAADRAKAAQAQAALAQAEQYLARLKSAGAGSVSAADMEQAISVQLQAKAAVAQAQANLAQAELNLGYATVKAPIAGRIGRAAYTVGNLVGPESGALARIVQVDPIRVVYSISETELPQRGRENAAQREAGRQVRLLLGQGHDYPIVGKVEFIDNEVDPATGTIAVRAVFANPEGLLTPGQFVTVNESSGPAKPVVLAPQSAVLEDQDGRHVFVVDGQNIASKRPVVTAGQSGPDWVIASGLAAGELIVVQGVQKVRPGQAVKPVADAGR from the coding sequence TTGCTGTTGATCGTCACGGCGGCCCAGGCCGCGCCGCCCGGCGGGCCGCCGGCGGTGATCGTGGCCGCCGCCCGGCAAAAGGATCTCCAGGCCACCAGTCGCCACGTGGGCCGCGTCGAGGCCATGCAGAGCGTGGATCTGCGAGCCAGGGTGCAAGGTTATCTGGAGCGCATCGCCTTCCGCGAGGGCGGCCTGGTGCGGGCCGGTCAGACGCTTTTCGTCATCGAGCAGGCCTCCTACCGCAACCAGGTGGCCGCCGACCGGGCCAAGGCCGCCCAGGCCCAGGCCGCCCTGGCCCAGGCCGAGCAATACCTGGCCCGCCTCAAAAGCGCCGGGGCCGGCAGCGTCTCGGCCGCCGACATGGAGCAGGCCATCAGCGTCCAGCTCCAGGCCAAGGCCGCCGTGGCCCAGGCCCAGGCCAACCTGGCCCAGGCCGAGCTGAACCTGGGCTACGCCACGGTCAAGGCGCCCATCGCCGGGCGCATCGGCCGGGCCGCCTACACGGTGGGCAATCTGGTGGGCCCTGAATCGGGGGCGTTGGCGCGCATCGTTCAGGTAGACCCCATCCGCGTGGTCTATTCCATCTCCGAGACCGAACTGCCCCAGCGCGGCCGTGAAAACGCCGCCCAGCGCGAGGCCGGCCGCCAGGTGCGCCTGCTCCTGGGCCAGGGCCACGATTATCCCATCGTCGGCAAGGTCGAGTTCATCGACAACGAGGTGGACCCGGCCACCGGCACCATCGCCGTGCGCGCCGTCTTCGCCAACCCCGAGGGCCTCTTGACGCCGGGCCAGTTCGTCACCGTCAACGAGTCGTCCGGGCCGGCCAAACCGGTGGTGCTGGCCCCGCAATCGGCCGTGCTGGAGGACCAGGACGGACGCCATGTCTTTGTCGTCGACGGCCAAAACATCGCCAGCAAGCGGCCGGTGGTCACCGCCGGCCAGTCCGGGCCGGACTGGGTCATCGCCTCGGGCCTGGCCGCCGGCGAGCTGATCGTCGTCCAAGGCGTGCAAAAGGTGCGTCCCGGCCAGGCGGTCAAGCCCGTGGCCGACGCGGGTCGATAG
- a CDS encoding cation:proton antiporter domain-containing protein, with product MGILLDLVVILGLSLGVIYVFHRLGIPNIVGFLIAGALAGPHGLGLVSGVHEVELMAEVGVVLLLFTIGLEFSIKDLMQIKDVVFIGGALQVLGAMALGAGAAHLLGLNWNTEIFVGFLLALSSTAIVLNLLRERSALDTPAGRICLAILIFQDIAVVPMMLAVPFLAGGHVNGADMWLMLQKGLAAVAALLVLGRWLAPWAMARVADTRSREMFLISVVTMCLGVAALTWWAGLSLALGAFAAGLIISSSPFGLQAVGSILPMRDLFISIFFISMGMLVEPAYFVHHPVLVLTVTALVLILKQASAGVAVLFLGHGLRVAGSTALSIGQIGEFSFVLAQIGLNAKLLDSNGYNLFLATAIMTMVLTPFMLSLGFRLGEKSPAWLSAIGLGGYWSPSWGGPDRQGGDDEGHAAHDGHAAQVVVIGYGLAGRNVVRAARLAGLPFLVVEMNPHTVRQQSALGLPIVFGDASNPAVLAHAGLAHAKILVVSMGGSVVARRIVAAAKSINPTLHVIVRTRYESEVEGLRKVGADEVIPEEYETALEIFTRVLRRLRAPESEIATLLAQLRRQDYNSLRDVNPGGEGGEQRLSGLFDDTEILTFRLDERSPLVGRSLGQANLRKDHGVTVVAIKRPDGVAASPGADELLAGGDMLVVMGPPGKVAAMGRLFGAPPS from the coding sequence ATGGGCATACTGCTCGATCTAGTGGTGATTCTGGGCCTTTCGCTTGGCGTTATCTACGTCTTTCACCGCCTGGGCATACCAAACATCGTCGGTTTTCTGATCGCCGGGGCCCTGGCCGGGCCACACGGCCTGGGCCTGGTCTCTGGCGTCCACGAAGTGGAGCTGATGGCCGAGGTGGGCGTGGTGCTGCTGTTGTTCACCATCGGCCTGGAGTTCAGCATCAAGGACTTGATGCAGATCAAGGACGTGGTGTTCATCGGCGGGGCGTTGCAGGTGCTCGGCGCGATGGCCCTGGGCGCGGGCGCGGCTCATCTCCTGGGGTTGAACTGGAACACCGAGATCTTCGTCGGCTTTTTGCTGGCGCTGAGCAGCACGGCCATCGTGCTCAATCTTTTGCGGGAGCGTTCGGCCCTGGATACGCCGGCCGGCCGCATCTGCCTGGCCATCCTCATTTTTCAAGACATCGCCGTGGTGCCGATGATGCTGGCGGTGCCCTTCCTGGCCGGCGGGCACGTCAACGGCGCGGACATGTGGCTGATGCTGCAAAAAGGCCTGGCCGCGGTGGCGGCGCTGCTGGTGCTGGGCCGCTGGCTGGCCCCGTGGGCCATGGCCCGGGTGGCGGACACGCGCAGCCGCGAGATGTTTCTGATCAGCGTGGTGACCATGTGCCTGGGCGTGGCCGCGCTGACCTGGTGGGCCGGGCTGTCGCTGGCCCTGGGCGCCTTCGCCGCCGGGCTGATCATCAGCTCGTCGCCCTTTGGCCTGCAGGCGGTGGGCAGCATTTTGCCCATGCGCGATTTGTTCATCAGTATTTTTTTCATCTCGATGGGCATGTTGGTCGAGCCGGCCTATTTCGTGCATCATCCGGTGCTGGTGCTGACGGTCACGGCGTTGGTGCTGATCCTCAAGCAGGCCTCGGCGGGGGTGGCGGTGCTGTTTTTGGGCCACGGCCTGCGCGTGGCCGGCTCGACGGCGCTATCGATCGGGCAGATCGGCGAATTCTCCTTCGTGCTGGCTCAGATCGGCCTCAACGCCAAGCTGCTCGACAGCAATGGCTACAATTTATTCCTGGCCACGGCGATCATGACGATGGTGCTGACGCCTTTCATGCTTTCGCTGGGCTTCCGGCTGGGCGAAAAATCGCCGGCCTGGCTGTCGGCCATCGGCCTGGGCGGCTATTGGTCGCCCTCGTGGGGAGGGCCAGACCGCCAGGGCGGCGACGACGAGGGCCATGCGGCTCACGACGGCCACGCGGCGCAGGTGGTGGTCATCGGCTATGGCCTGGCCGGGCGCAACGTGGTGCGGGCGGCCCGCCTGGCGGGGCTGCCCTTTTTGGTGGTGGAGATGAACCCCCACACCGTGCGCCAGCAGTCGGCCCTTGGCCTGCCCATCGTCTTCGGCGACGCCAGCAATCCGGCCGTGCTGGCCCACGCCGGCCTGGCCCACGCCAAGATCCTGGTGGTTTCGATGGGCGGCTCGGTGGTGGCGCGGCGCATCGTCGCCGCGGCCAAGAGCATCAACCCCACCTTGCACGTCATCGTGCGCACGCGCTACGAAAGCGAGGTCGAGGGCCTGCGCAAGGTCGGGGCCGACGAGGTCATCCCCGAGGAATACGAAACCGCCCTGGAGATATTCACCCGCGTGCTGCGCCGCCTGCGCGCGCCCGAAAGCGAGATAGCCACCCTGTTGGCCCAACTGCGGCGGCAGGACTACAATTCCCTACGCGACGTCAATCCCGGCGGCGAGGGTGGCGAACAGCGTCTTTCGGGCCTGTTCGACGACACCGAGATCCTCACCTTTCGCCTCGACGAGCGCTCGCCGCTGGTCGGCCGCAGCCTGGGCCAGGCCAACCTGCGCAAGGACCATGGCGTGACGGTGGTGGCCATCAAACGGCCCGACGGCGTGGCGGCCTCGCCGGGGGCCGACGAACTGTTGGCCGGCGGCGACATGCTGGTGGTGATGGGCCCGCCCGGGAAAGTGGCCGCGATGGGCCGGTTGTTTGGAGCGCCGCCTAGCTGA
- a CDS encoding NAD-dependent epimerase/dehydratase family protein, whose protein sequence is MKVIILGADGFCGWPTTLHLSAHGCDVVMVDNLSRRNIDNELEVRSLTPISFMGERIAAWREISGRCLAYHNFDVAKNYKRLLSLIEQEKPEAIVHFAEQRSAPYSMKSPRHKRYTVDNNLNATNNVLCAIVESGLDVHLVHLGTMGVYGYGTAGMQIPEGYLPVKLEVAPGVLVEKEILYPPDPGSIYHMTKTQDALLFYYYNKNDGVRVTDLHQGIVWGTQTAETAVDERLINRFDYDGDYGTVLNRFLMQAAVGHHLTVHGTGGQTRAFIHIQDTVRCIELAIRNPPLSGDRVNILNQQTETHQVRALAEKVRQITGAEIAFVKNPRVEASENALQVANDKFLSLGLNPITLDDGLLTEVTEIAMKYRHRVDLSKIPCTSLWRP, encoded by the coding sequence ATGAAAGTCATTATTCTGGGCGCGGACGGCTTTTGCGGATGGCCGACAACCCTGCACCTGTCGGCCCATGGCTGTGACGTGGTGATGGTCGACAACCTTTCGCGGCGCAACATCGACAACGAGCTGGAAGTGCGCTCGCTTACGCCCATCAGCTTCATGGGCGAGCGCATCGCCGCCTGGCGCGAGATCTCTGGCCGCTGCCTGGCCTATCACAACTTTGACGTGGCCAAGAACTACAAGCGCCTGCTTTCGCTGATCGAGCAGGAAAAGCCCGAGGCCATCGTCCATTTCGCCGAGCAGCGCTCCGCCCCCTATTCCATGAAGTCGCCCCGGCACAAGCGCTACACCGTCGACAACAACCTCAACGCCACCAACAACGTCTTGTGCGCCATCGTCGAATCGGGCCTGGACGTGCATCTGGTGCACCTGGGCACCATGGGCGTTTATGGCTACGGCACCGCCGGCATGCAGATCCCCGAGGGCTACCTGCCGGTCAAGCTGGAAGTGGCCCCGGGCGTGTTGGTCGAAAAAGAAATTCTCTACCCGCCCGACCCCGGCTCGATCTATCACATGACCAAGACCCAGGACGCCTTGTTGTTCTACTACTACAACAAAAACGACGGCGTGCGCGTCACCGACCTGCACCAGGGCATCGTCTGGGGCACCCAGACCGCCGAGACCGCCGTCGACGAGCGTCTGATCAACCGCTTCGACTACGACGGCGACTATGGCACCGTGCTCAATCGTTTCCTGATGCAGGCGGCCGTGGGCCATCATCTCACCGTCCACGGCACCGGCGGCCAGACCAGGGCCTTCATCCACATCCAAGACACCGTGCGCTGCATCGAGCTGGCCATCCGCAACCCGCCGCTCAGCGGCGATCGGGTCAACATCCTCAACCAGCAGACCGAGACCCACCAGGTGCGCGCCCTGGCCGAAAAAGTTCGTCAGATCACCGGGGCCGAGATCGCCTTCGTCAAAAACCCCCGCGTGGAGGCCTCGGAAAACGCCTTGCAGGTGGCCAACGACAAGTTCCTCTCGCTGGGCCTGAACCCGATCACCCTCGATGACGGCCTGCTGACCGAGGTCACCGAGATCGCCATGAAATATCGCCACCGGGTCGATCTGTCCAAGATCCCCTGCACCTCGCTGTGGCGGCCGTAA
- a CDS encoding proline iminopeptidase-family hydrolase has translation MKPGAWLMTALIAFALAGQALAAGGGKPVEGFVDTRDGRVFYRIHGQGKPGLPLLVVHGGPGANMQYLRPLAALADQRPVIFYDQLGGGDSDRPDDPALWNTARFVDELDQVRRALGLRRLFIVGQSWGAMLATQYVLSHGQEGVAGLILSGPLLSAPRWIADQRLLLAQTPPAIRQAVEKAEAAQSYDSPEYQRAMDVYYRRHLCRLDPWPDFLQESFARLALPVYLAMWGPSEFTCLGSLKEQDLSPRLGELLMPVLYVCGRFDEARPETVGWFAAQTPQGRLVVIEGASHSHHAERPEQFNQALRDFMAEVEASHRPLK, from the coding sequence ATGAAACCGGGCGCGTGGCTGATGACGGCGTTGATCGCCTTCGCCTTGGCTGGCCAGGCCTTGGCCGCCGGAGGGGGCAAGCCCGTGGAAGGCTTTGTCGACACCCGCGACGGCCGGGTGTTTTACCGCATCCACGGCCAGGGCAAGCCCGGCCTGCCGCTGTTGGTCGTCCACGGCGGGCCAGGGGCCAACATGCAATACCTGCGGCCACTGGCAGCCCTGGCCGATCAGCGGCCGGTGATCTTCTACGACCAGTTGGGCGGCGGCGACTCCGACCGGCCCGACGACCCGGCCCTTTGGAACACGGCCCGTTTCGTTGACGAGTTGGACCAGGTGCGCCGGGCCCTGGGTCTGCGACGGCTGTTCATCGTGGGCCAGTCGTGGGGGGCCATGCTGGCGACGCAATACGTCCTCAGCCATGGCCAGGAGGGCGTGGCCGGGTTGATCCTCAGCGGCCCGTTGCTCAGCGCGCCGCGCTGGATCGCCGACCAAAGGCTCTTGCTGGCCCAGACGCCGCCGGCGATCCGGCAGGCCGTGGAAAAGGCCGAGGCCGCCCAGTCCTACGACTCGCCGGAGTATCAGCGGGCCATGGACGTCTATTATCGGCGCCATCTCTGCCGGCTCGACCCCTGGCCCGACTTTCTCCAGGAATCCTTCGCCCGCCTGGCCCTGCCGGTCTACCTGGCCATGTGGGGCCCCAGCGAGTTCACCTGCCTGGGCTCGCTCAAGGAGCAAGACCTCTCGCCGCGCCTGGGCGAGCTGCTCATGCCCGTGCTCTATGTCTGCGGCCGCTTCGACGAGGCCAGGCCCGAGACCGTGGGCTGGTTCGCCGCACAAACGCCCCAGGGCCGCCTGGTGGTCATCGAAGGGGCCAGCCATAGCCATCATGCCGAAAGACCAGAGCAATTCAACCAAGCACTCCGCGATTTCATGGCCGAGGTCGAGGCCTCCCACCGCCCGCTGAAATAG